From one Azospirillum sp. TSH100 genomic stretch:
- a CDS encoding helix-turn-helix domain-containing protein, which translates to MPDVLSDPSEEPPGQPRVTMVRSTDAAEHAGLTRGWSLEFTQLSSGRFDGSLIDIRLDRMQILRDVANTALAKRGRAWDGSIVFSLPIEAQGEGRFAGRPLIFPACLVTDGQDLVELCTPRSLDLACIAVNRSWLLEMAETQGRKLAAQRLRGGRPGLHGSTPTMRRLKQAVADVFADLPRLTRALDHDGGRAGLESTLADLLLDTLSAEEEGDRLSIATPQKRIADKARAFVMEHAERQPTIDDICRHVGVSRRKLQNCFHDAFGFSPTQFLRMMRLDGVRRDLRAAAGGPVSIGEIASRWGFWHWSRFAGEYRALFGELPSETLRRPRG; encoded by the coding sequence TTGCCAGACGTCCTGTCCGATCCATCGGAAGAGCCGCCGGGTCAGCCGCGGGTGACCATGGTCCGCTCAACCGACGCCGCCGAACATGCCGGGCTGACGCGTGGCTGGTCGCTGGAATTCACACAGCTGTCATCCGGCCGGTTCGACGGCAGCCTGATCGACATCCGCCTCGACCGCATGCAGATTCTGCGCGATGTCGCCAACACCGCCCTCGCCAAACGGGGGCGGGCCTGGGACGGCTCCATCGTGTTCAGCCTGCCGATCGAAGCGCAGGGCGAAGGGCGTTTCGCCGGACGGCCGCTGATCTTTCCGGCCTGTCTGGTCACCGATGGACAGGACCTGGTGGAACTCTGCACGCCGCGGTCACTCGACCTCGCCTGCATCGCCGTGAACCGGTCCTGGCTACTGGAAATGGCGGAGACGCAAGGCCGCAAGCTGGCCGCCCAGCGCCTGCGTGGCGGCCGGCCCGGCCTGCATGGCTCCACCCCGACGATGCGGCGCCTGAAGCAGGCCGTCGCCGACGTGTTCGCGGATCTGCCGCGATTGACCCGGGCCCTGGATCATGACGGCGGCCGCGCCGGGCTGGAAAGCACGTTGGCCGACCTGCTGCTCGATACGCTTTCGGCGGAGGAGGAGGGCGACCGGCTGTCCATCGCGACCCCTCAGAAGCGGATCGCCGACAAGGCGCGGGCCTTTGTGATGGAGCATGCCGAACGGCAGCCGACGATCGACGACATCTGCCGCCATGTCGGTGTCAGTCGCCGCAAGCTGCAGAACTGCTTCCACGACGCCTTCGGCTTCAGCCCGACCCAGTTCCTGCGGATGATGCGGCTGGACGGGGTGCGGCGGGATCTGCGCGCCGCCGCCGGCGGGCCGGTCTCCATCGGTGAAATCGCCTCCCGCTGGGGCTTTTGGCATTGGAGCCGCTTCGCCGGAGAGTATCGCGCCCTGTTCGGCGAACTGCCGTCGGAAACGCTGCGCCGCCCGCGGGGGTGA